From Trichoderma atroviride chromosome 1, complete sequence, one genomic window encodes:
- a CDS encoding uncharacterized protein (EggNog:ENOG41~TransMembrane:13 (o12-29i34-51o93-113i175-193o199-222i234-253o273-294i357-377o389-409i416-434o454-472i484-505o517-534i)): protein MTLHSFAGSHSAPSYLYILVVVLTWFVVLREGCCAVLATPLGPVIIAAMAADLKREETARDSIHDLKHDGAAAEAIEAIRAEHELTFTEALRLYPKAIAWSGFVSIGVIMLAFDPQLIGNLYSTPQFARDFGHLYKGDWVIQASWQTALSMGNPVGQVVGAIFAAYPMDYFGRKLTFAACVILTAGIVFIQFFSKTLSVLLAGELLAGLVLGMFVVIAPAYASEVCPTALRGHLTSFVNLCFVIGQLLGNGVTAGTSKLNNHWAYKIPFLLQWFWILVILPGVAFIPESPWWLVRKNRLEDATKSLTRLASPKVNVQATLAFIVETDRLEQELEAGSTYVDIFKGDNWRRTEISMGVYCTQVLSGIYLINYGTFFFQQAGLATDKAFDMSVGFLAVGFVGTLVSWVLLIKFGRRTLFVTGLAWLVILQFIIGILDCIPGRPSGAIWAESSLMLIWNFFYDISIGPVCFVLLGECSATRVRSKTIAAATAAQGVLGIVMTVAIPYMINPEQANLQGKLGFFFGGLALLCLVWSYFRVPETMGRTYEELDLLFDRKVPARQFKGYKLEGAVSTGAA from the exons ATGACGCTCCACTCCTTTGCAGGCTCACATTCAGCACCTTCCTATCTATATATCCTCGTCGTTGTCTTGACCTGGTTTGTGGTGCTCCGCGAaggctgctgtgctgtctTGG CGACTCCGCTTGGCCCAGTCATTATCGCCGCAATGGCAGCCGACCTCAAGCGAGAGGAGACTGCACGAGACTCCATTCACGATTTGAAGCACGATGGAGCTGCCGCCGAAGCCATCGAGGCGATTCGTGCCGAGCACGAGCTCACTTTCACTGAGGCGTTGAGATTGTATCCCAAGGCAATTGCGTGGTCGGGTTTCGTATCCATCGGCGTCATCATGCTGGCTTTTGATCCTCAGCTCATCGGAAACCTCTACTCAACGCCTCAATTCGCTCGCGACTTTGGACACTTGTACAAAGGAGAT TGGGTAATTCAAGCTTCTTGGCAGACTGCTCTCTCCATGGGCAACCCCGTCGGCCAGGTTGTTGGTGCCATTTTTGCTGCCTATCCCATGGACTACTTTGGGCGAAAGCTCACCTTTGCAGCCTGCGTTATTCTCACTGCTGGCATTGTCTTTATCCAATTCTTTTCCAAAACTCTCAGTGTTCTTCTCGCTGGAGAGCTTTTGGCTGGCCTTGTGTTGGGCATGTTTGTCGTCATTGCCCCGGCTTATGCCTCTGAAGTCTGTCCCACCGCACTTCGCGGCCACCTCACGTCCTTTGTCAACCTTTGTTTTGTCAttggccagcttctcggAAACGGCGTCACCGCTGGTACTTCCAAGCTGAACAACCATTGGGCCTACAAAATCCCTTTTCTCCTCCAGTGGTTTTGGATTCTCGTCATTCTTCCTGGCGTTGCATTCATCCCTGAAAGCCCTTGGTGGCTCGTCCGCAAGAACCGCCTAGAGGATGCTACAAAGTCTCTGACAAGGCTGGCATCTCCCAAGGTCAATGTCCAGGCAACCCTGGCCTTCATCGTCGAAACAGATCGGCTGGAGCAAGAGCTTGAGGCCGGCAGCACATATGTGGACATCTTCAAGGGCGACAACTGGCGCCGTACTGAAATCTCAATGGGTGTTTACTGCACGCAAGTCCTCAGCGGCATCTACCTCATCAACTATGgcacctttttcttccagcAGGCTGGCTTGGCCACTGACAAAGCTTTTGATATGTCCGTTGGGTTCTTGG CTGTTGGATTCGTTGGAACTCTCGTCTCTTGGGTTCTTTTGATCAAATTCGGCCGACGAACACTTTTCGTCACGGGTTTGGCATGGCTCGTCATTCTCCAGTTCATCATTGGTATTCTTGATTGCATTCCTGGCCGGCCCTCTGGTGCTATTTGGGCAGAATCTTCACTCATGCTCATCTGGAACTTTTTCTACGACATCTCCATTGGCCCTGTCTGTTTCGTCTTGCTTGGAGAATGTTCAGCCACCCGTGTCCGTTCAAAAACCATCGCTGCCGCTACTGCCGCTCAAGGAGTCTTGGGCATCGTCATGACTGTGGCTATCCCATACATGATCAACCCGGAACAAGCCAATCTGCAGGGCaagctgggcttcttctttggcggccttgcACTTCTTTGCCTCGTCTGGTCATACTTTCGCGTGCCTGAGACTATGGGCCGCACCTATGAAGAGCTGGACCTCCTCTTTGACAGGAAAGTTCCTGCACGCCAGTTCAAGGGCTACAAGTTGGAGGGCGCTGTGTCAACGGGCGCTGCATAA
- a CDS encoding uncharacterized protein (SECRETED:SignalP(1-26)) produces the protein MSAIARCATLAIFRLVSHALSRTANGTSLLSATTRQGRAARNTMDRLSYCGIAGSSSTSLSRPNASANLVTSGQKAPQAWHPGL, from the exons ATGTCTGCAATTG CGCGTTGTGCCACCCTGGCAATCTTTAGACTCGTCAGCCATGCACTGTCTCGCACCGCCAACGGGACAAGCCTGCTCTCTGCAACCACTAGGCAGGGGAGAGCCGCAAG GAACACCATGGACCGACTCTCGTACTGTGGCATCGCtggctcctcctccacaaGCCTCTCCCGCCCCAATGCTAGTGCTAATCTCGTTACATCGGGCCAAAAGGCGCCGCAAGCATGGCATCCAGGGCTTTAG